DNA sequence from the Odontesthes bonariensis isolate fOdoBon6 chromosome 18, fOdoBon6.hap1, whole genome shotgun sequence genome:
AGGGACTTCAAGTTGGTCATAGAGGTCAGGTGTCCACTTTGGGGGCCACTTCCAGCCGGGTTGCTGGCCCCAAATTGCAGGCTGGTGGCCCCGGCAGGGAGATCCGGCGGCAGGAGCTGGGTGAGAGGCCTTGACATAACTTgtagggaggaagaggaggaggggggagatGATGGGGAGGCACAGGGACTTGAGGTGGAGTGGAGCAACCTGCAGAGTGTGAGTTCAAGATCAAAATAATCCACTTAGAGATGGTGGCAGACAGGCGCGCCGTCAAAAGGTGCGCGAACAGGTGACGCGAGTTTGCGCTCAAGATCTCCACCTGATATCCCGCTTTCCGCTCGTCCCATGCAGGAAATGTGCAAAGAAACGACACAAAATAAAGGGGGGAGTTTATCTCCAAAATGTCAGCATGATCACCGGGTCAAATTCATCCTCTCAGACGGTCTGAGGCTTCAGGAGTCGCTGTCACCGCTCCGCGCTTTGAGCAAACTCGGCTCCGCACTTATGAACacaaacagaagaaatatcagaACCGAATCAAATCCGCGTTGAGATGGTGGAAATGGAAACGGCGCGTCTCGGTCCGGCCGTCGGTTTGTCAAGCGAGAATTTCCCTCctaggggtgggggggggggggcaacaaacaaaaacagtgaCAATAAAACCTGAAATAAAGGCTGCTCTCTGTAGTCTCGCGCAATGAGCGGAGAAGGAGGGTTAGGAACAGCGGAGCAGAGTCGAGACGCGGCGGTGGGAAGTCTCCAAGTCAAAAataatgaggctgaatatgagcGAAATAATGTCAGGTGAAAGAAATAACGACATCCCCctcaaaaaaacataaaatccagTAGTATGAGAGTCGGATAGATGGTGGCTCTtatctccctccctccttcacacacacacgcgcgcgcgcaaACGCACACGCGTCTCTCTATTTTCGATGTTTTCtggctctctctctctgcctgtcaGCTGGAACCAACACGGGCCGCTCGCGTGACGTCACCGCTCACGGGTGAAAGGCGCTCGGGGGCGTGGATGATTTGCATGGAGACACCACGCCCACTATCCGGGATAGCCACGCCCCCACCCACCCTCACATCGCTGCTGTGCTTTCAGGGCGCACAGAAAAGATGGTAAATTTGAGCTTTTTCTCAGTCGggaaatcttttttcttttactaatttgatttcattggaactttttaaatgattaaTCATAAAAATCATTTTCAGAACTGTGTTTGTAAACCTTTTGTCCACGTTACTTTTAGGGGAGGAGGTGGAATAAGTCGCAGGATCTTCATCGTGTTTTCAGTTCgctattttgtgtttttttttttattttatttgtttttaaaggatTTTCCAGTTTGAAATGGGGCTGTGTGACATACTTATTAAAAAGTCAGTCAACACAGTTAAATCAAGCTACAGTTGGCGTTTACCCAGGTAATTTTTTGGACTAACTGTCATTTTCCCACATACTAGAGGGGAGTCAGGTTATGGACTGATTTGCGTCAGATCCCACAACAATAAATTGGGATATTTCCTTTTGTTTATAAGAATTGGGCTCCTTTCGGTTGATCTACATCAATTTACAAACAATTTAGCTGAAGATTACCATTTTGTACCATGTGGAGTGATGAACTGGACAACTTCACAGCATTGTAAAATGACACAAGTGCTCTGTCCTTTAAAGGTTTTACAAAAACGTGCTATCCTGTGTGGCTTTTCTTTGTCGTTGCCAGCTTCTTCTGTTATTTCAGGTCAAAGGCCAGGATGGGAACGGTGGAGCATATGCACAACGCTTAAGCCTTAAGTGTATACATGCTGGAGTAATTTGGCCCCAACTGCATTATCTGGATGTGCGCCTCATTTTCAGTATGATTTTAATATGGAAGATTTGATGTGTAAAAGCACATGAAAACTTTGAAATTTAAGACATGGATTTTACCTTTTGTTACCTGTTACCTAGCATCTGATTAAAGTCACGACTAACAAAAATTCCTAAAACCAGCACAGAGAGCACAGAAATACTTAAATCGTATTTCATTCTTAAAAGAAACTAAAGTCCTGTAAACTACAGAACCATTTATAAACatctaaataaaaatgaataatttgAAGCTTTCTTCATCAACTTTAAGTAGAAATAACAGCATAAATGGGGAGAAAAATCCACGCCGAGAAGCTTTTGTTGCATTGTGATCCTATCGTGCATGTTGTCTccacagtgtccttgactgcaACATTATTAACATAACAAAACGACGCCTCCTTGCGATTTCAGCCAATAGTGAGTGTGTGCTGTGACTGGTGAGCACCAAATCACGGCCCCCGGAGCGGATCTCCTTCCCGGATGGACCTTGGACGCACCCCGcccctcttctcttctctcacgCTGTCATGTAAACATTAAGAGACCAAAGCAGAGGCAAAGACCACTGACTGAGaataaatttaattaaatgCACGGACCCGAGCTGTCCGGATTTTTGCTCTTGTTTCCCATTTTTTCCTCCTTATTGGGGCAATGGGGGATATATTTCTACccacaaagaaaactcaaataaGCGGCTTTGACAAAGCAAAGTGCTTCAGGTGCTCATATGACAGGATGCAGTCTCTCTCAACCTGATTTCAAAATGCAACATTAGGAGCTGTCACgtttaaaagtggaaaaaaaacctgcatcgAACCTGCAAACAACAGGAGAACTGAGGCGATaatttaaagtatttttatttagAAACTGTTTAATGTAAATTTTGAAAACAACAGCATTAAGAgttgttaaattgtatttaatcccacaaaaaaaaaaaaaaaaaaactaccggAAGAAGCGTCCCTATATGCCTCTCGCGCTCTCAACTCCAAAGAAGCACATGTTCTTCGCACGCGCCGACTGTTGCCTACCGGCGACTGTGCCGCGCTGCGATTGGCTGAATCTGGGTCACTCGCTGCCGCTCTCGGCCTCCGATTGGCTAAAAGTGGGTCACAGTCTCCGCCCACAAAGTTCCCCATGCTACTGCCGCGTGACAGGTGGACTCGGAGAGGGTTTGTTTGGAGTTTTCGCTGCGGAAGGATCGATTAAATGTCGTGTTTACTTCCTCGTAGTAAATCAGGATTGATGCTGTTGACACTTTAATGAAAACTACATAAAATACACACAagaataaacaataaaatgtaaaaaaaccggacgtaacatttcaaataaatataTCTAATATATTGTTGAAGACTAACTATGTGGAGAAGTTTGTGGTAGTATCCACATATTAGTGCCTGtgtttttttgcacttttaGCTAAATAACGGTACATTTATGTTGTGTGTGGTACACGTTATCAGTATTGTTAACGTTTAACTTCGTCATTTTTAGTCATTTTGCATGGCACGTGCCATATCTATTTCTGTGCACGCTTACAGACGGTGCGCTGCGTACTTTTTCGGATCATAACATGCACTGTGATTTTAAAGAAGTAAATACACAGGCCAAATTTCCCCTGTATTAATAAATACGTTCCCTCTATAATAATgtctatgtaaaaaaaaatgtgatttcaGCTATTAAGCAGGCCAAGGAAAGGCTGAAACGGCTCACTTAATTTCAAAAACAGCTTGTAAACGGACTACAGGAGCAGATCACACATAAATGCCACATCTTGAGTTTCCAATTTGACAGAGCCATGAATCAGCTGGTGTAGTTGCACTGTAGAAGTGACCCTTCTTAGAAAGACCCGCGCTATCTGGTGTCATACActgctgtaacacagtaaaCAAGCCAGGGAGGTAGTAAAAGTAAGCAAGAGGCCTCACGCGGTGTCAAGAGACGTTTTGTACTGAAATAATCTCCCCCCTGGTCCTTAGATCCAGACTTTTGAAGCGGCCATCTTTTAAATATGCGTAAATGGCGCCACCTAGTGGCTGTTACTTGGTAGCGCACCAGGGAAAGCGCactccctctttttctttttcttttttttttacaataaaatccAGATAAACTTGTTCTGTGGTGGAATATGAGGAAATAAATCATACAATCTGAAACAAGCTTAGTAGGAATGAAAGTTTTGAGGCACCAAGAGTAAACACTGCTGGAATTGGGAGTGTCATAGAAGCAGACAGTATTAGGCCTTTTATTGTCATTTGGTCGATTTAAGAGCAGTTGTGTTTAATTATGGTAAACATTTATTGCTGAAATGACCAAACTTCCCACATCTAACATCCTGCTGATAGCTTAGGCCCGATCACAGTGTATAATTACAGTGTTTTTCTGCGATAACACCAAGATTTTACTGAAAATTTGACAGTTAATCAGCTCCTTGCTAAGATACTTCACAATCCATCTGTTAGCTTCTACATTTGAATGACCTGTATTTCCCAACTGACCGAATATCTTATGTTAAATCTAAAATatgggacttttttttcttactcaGACTATCTAAATGCACAAATTATCTCAATATGAGGAGTATTTGCAACTGAAACAGAGGTAGATCATTCAAAAATCAGGGTAATTTAAGCCAAAATTACTTACACATGTTGCATGTTATTGTCTTATTCCCAAGTTAAATACCAAAAACTTGGCGAAAGCTGCTTAAAATACACTTCACTGTGTAAAAATTAGCATCTGGGCCTCAAAGTTACAAAATATCTAACAGACAGACTTCATTTTCCCTCCCAGGATGAGAATTAGTGTTTCATGGGAGCTTCGTAAACAAAGGTGGCTTTGTCTTCCAGCCCAAAGGCCCCGTGTGCTAAATACTTGTGTAATTCCTCATAATACTTTCCCAAAACAGGCTATGCAATTACGCATATATTACATGTACAATCGTGATTAATTGTTCGGCTTTTTATGAATTAATTCCAATGAAACAGGCACAGTTTCAGCCTCTGTTGGTGTCAGATCAACTTAAAAAAGACAATTCAAcacaaacatgaatataaatgaGGGTGTGAGTGACACTTTTTCTCCATAATCAGACACACGGCTcctcaaaggtttttttttttataaatcaccCCACAAGTCTGACATTTGTCATTCCTCATTACCAAAGATGGAAATTTAGGTCAAAAGTGAACGCAACActttagatttttgtttttttttatttgatttgaggGTTTTCAACAACTCACTTTTAGCCAAAGAAGAGGATAGTATTTTAGTAATAATattacatgtttttgttttacaaaagaaagaaaaaaaaaagggggggagaGAGGGGGGAGGAGGACGCACATCTGGACAGGACCTATGTAATGAACTATGTGCACACGCTTTTCGTTACAAAATTGGGGGCAAACGTGTGTCACCGAGGGTAAACGGGGAAaattggggggggggaataTCACATCGATACATATACTCATCCCGCTGTTTTACAAAGACAGTCCCAACTCATTCCCTCCCACCCTCACAATACCAacaatgagaaaagaaatgataCTTGGagtaaaaaacagcaaataatatataataaaatataatactAATTGTACAGTACGTGTTATTCCTGTTGTCCTTTTCGAATCCTGAACACATTAACAGCTCGAGTCGTGTTTTCGCTTCATCCACgcctctttaaaaaaataaaaaaaaagtagtgtacataaaaaaaaaaaaaaacacgttcaACACTTTTCTCTTCGTCccaactcctttttttttggtttttcttctttttttcccgtCACTTCGGCTCATAAACCGGCCGTCTATGACCGATAAAACCCTTCTTACTGtgtgcagagtccatttttccACAAGCTACTTTAGTATCAGATCAGGATTTTATTTCTCTTAAAAGATTAATTCATCTCGAGGGGCAAATGTTATctcagtataaaaaaaaaaaagagtgagttTGTCCACTTGGGAAACAAATAAACACGAGAGACAAAAGACTAAACTGCTCGACTTGAGAGAAACGAAGTACCTTCCCTCTACGATAAGCTGCTAAACGGGAACTTAAAACATCTTAAAAAGGTgatggaacagaacctgtttcAATCAGATGCTACTAAAATCGTGTGGCTTGAGTTTCTTCACCTTTTTGGGGAAGACAGACATGGAGGGTGGTTTGGATTCTGGGCCTTTTTAAGTCCACTTTAATTCATCGACCACCTCTGCTGGGGAACACTGGGATTGTACACGGGTGTGTGAGAGAAGGGGGTCGGGGGTGTTATGGTAGTTAGACTAAACCTGCCCCGTCctcccagctttttttttttttttttttttgttaaaaactcGCTAGCTCTTCGCTTGCTTCTTGGAttgtttaataaaaaataaacatcagAAACGATCTACTCTAGAAAACTGTTTGTGTTCACTGACTGTACTCAGTCAGAACCGTCGACCGCTCGGGCTGGACCAGAGTCGGAACCGTCAGCTGGACCGGAGAGAGCTCGCCGTCCGACTGGTCGCGAGACGACGGCGGCGACCTCAGCCCCCAGTGTCCGTCGGACGCCCCCCGACAGGAGAACTTGTGGCGGGCCAGAAGCCGCGGGTTCCAGAAACGGTGTCGGCATCTGTGGCATTGGAATGCAGCTTGTTTGAGATGCTGGCCCCTGTGTTTCAAGGCTTTGTGTAACGAGGGGGCGTGTCTCCCACACACCTGGCACCGCAGGCGGGCGTGGCGGCCTGAGTTTCTCGGAGGGTGCCTGATGGCGTGGTGGACCAGCAGCGAGCCCCGTTTGGCGTATGTGGTGCTGGGGCAGATAGGGCACGGGAAGCGCTTGAGAGGCACGTCCATCGACGTGAGCCCCGTGACGCGCACGGCCCCCCCGCACCACGACTTCACCTTCATCCCGCCGCCCTTCATCTTAAGCTGCACCAGGAGCTTCTTTTTGTTGAGCTGTGCCTGCAGTTTGCCCCTCTTTTTCCTCAAAATCATCAACTTCCTGCGAGTGTCTTCGCTCAGAGGGACGCCCACGAGCCTCCCGTCTCTCATGATGCTGTGGATGACCACGCgccttttcttcttcctttgctTTCTCGTCGGGCCGGGCTCCTTCTGGAAGTTTTTTGCGTGGTAGTGGAACGGGTGCTGCAGCTGTTGCTCCTctggtggtggtggttgggATTGTTGTGGCGGCGGTGGTTGCTGCTGCGTTGGGAGTGGTGGCGGCGGTGGTTGTTGTGGcggttgctgctgctgctgctcagaaACCCCCTGCTGCATGTGGGACGACCCGACGTAGTTTGAACCCGAACCGGAATCGTAAAAGAGCGGCGAGTATCCAGAGGGTTGGGACTGGTCGACGCGCTGGCCGCTGCGGTCGATGCCGTGCTGAGACAACTTGTGGCGCACTAAGCTGTTGGAGTAGGCGAAGGCTTTGCCGCAGACTTCACATCGAAACGACTTCTCCAGCCCCACCCCCCCGCCGTGGACAGTCTGTTGATGTGCCGTGAGGTGGAAGTAGTGGCGGAAAGACTTCCAGCAGACCGTGCAGGTGTAAAGCCTCTGAGACGGCGTGCCGGACGTCGGAGATTTTTCTTCTTGGGAACACGATGAGAAGTAGTCAGAGTTTCCCGAACTGGCGACTTGGCTGATCGCGGCAGCAGCGGCACCTTTTATTCTTCTTCCCTGGTTGTCAATTTCGCCTTTTCTGTGCAGCTTCCCGTGTCTCACGAGACTCTGTGCGTAGGCGAACATCTTCCCGCAGAGATTGCATTTGTAGTTCTTTTGACCGGAGTGCACGGTCAGGTGTTTGGTGAGGTGGAAAGGCTCGCGGAACATTTTGCCGCACACGTCGCACGCGTGCGGCTTCTCCCCCGTGTGGACGCGGTTGTGCCGCCGCAGAGTCTCCGCCCTCCTGAAGCGTTTGCCGCAGATCTGACATCCGTACGGCCTCTCCGAGCCGTCGCCCGGAGGCGCcgggctcctcctcctcctcacgatGGTGTTGGGGTCCCTCTTCTCTCTCGGTTTCCGCGGCCTCCTGGGCTTTGTGTGAGGCTGGCTGGGGTGCGTCAAAGGCATGGTGGACCCGTTGAGGCTCGGCGTCGTCGACGACGGCCCACCCATGTTACCAAACCCCAACCCACCTAGCAGCCCCCCGATGATGtccctcctctctccctcccgACTCTCCGTGTTTATGTCGCAGGAGGCGGCGGCTGCAGCAGCGATGGCGGACATGGCGCTGCTCGTGACCTCGTCCTCGGAGTCATCCAACAGGGAGGACAGGGGGAGgtggggctgctgctgctggggctgcggctggtggtggtggtgctgctgctgctgctgctgactctgtggatgaGGGTGAAGAGTTGGGGCTAAAGGGGCCTTACGTAGAGTTTGGCTGCTCATTTCATTGGGTAACGTACTTTCTGAGGGGTAAAGAGATGAAGGTTGGGACCGTCTGTAGTCTTCCACGCCGCTGCTGTAGGGCGCCTGGTTCTGGTAGCGATTTCTGGAATAATCCGTTGCGTACTTGTCGTTTCCTAACCCCGCCCCATCGTTTGAGATTGCAACCCCATCGCCGCCACTTCCCATTTTACTGCTGCTCGGGTTGGGCGGTGCGTTCCCCCCACCGGCGGCCCGGTTTTTGGAGCTGCGGGGGGGTTTGCCGCAGGCGCCAGAAGCAGCGTGGTTGAGGAGGGAGGTGCTCTCCCGGAAACAGCGCCCACAAGCCGGGCAGCGGAAAGGCTTCTCGTCGTGGATCTTCTCGTGTCTGGTGAGGGACTCGCGGCGGTTGAAGGACTTTTGGCAGATGCTGCAGACGAAAGGCCGGTTTTCTGAATGGGTGACACTGTGCTGGATGAGGTGACCCCTCTTTTTGAACCTCTTCCCACACTCGCCGCAGCAGAATATCCTCTCTGGGCTGGGAGAGTTACAGTCCGACTTCCTGCTTTGGCTCTCCGGCGTCAGGCCGTGGCTGCGCAGATGCCTTCGGAGGCTGGAGAGGTGAGTGAAGGTTTTCCCACATTCACCACAGTGGTAAAGGGGTTCTGGTTCCGACTGCCCAGATGAGCTGTTGTTGTGACTCTCTTGTGTTTTTGACAGCTGTTGGTTGCCGTTGGGTACGAGCACGGATGTGGAATTTGAGGAGGTGGGGACAGATGAGGATGAGGATACAGTGGAGGATGATTGCTGTTGCTGTGAGGAAgatgagaggagagaggagtgcTGCGGCTCACTTCCGATGCCACTTAGCCCGACACCCCCGGATC
Encoded proteins:
- the LOC142367395 gene encoding uncharacterized protein LOC142367395, with translation MFQFSKYPMDILEMLSGHQAHQFKGLGLERQLSHQQQVQLQHQQQLQQQHQQSADTSGSLLSGLGLGSLQSNRSNAFADSSSLFAKMSAPPPTISHQSQSSSSSHSSRKSSKMSSSSSGSGSSSSGYPQFLRPFHPAEAALAQEQLHSGMGRFDFSGSGGGGSAGVIGVTPALPPPPLHPGLSVPQPSTGPSSSSPSPSTSVSVSNNSSGSTAVPLVGQSDPRSLHQQFSCMLAANQYFLSGVPTNSSLEQFLVQQGTHNHLGLGLGQGAADSNSALAPPPGLHSSHSHSHTAPQPQQQQQQLTPHALSHPHSHTHHPHPLHPAPQPAPLGGFDFQGIPVLSSNQIASLMQQEAGLPLPLPLHLSLSKDDTAKSGDSTSTSASSGGSRRKKAMAGYLPQRKAESSSHSSSSSVHSQSSSSGLGGGGSGGVGLSGIGSEPQHSSLLSSSSQQQQSSSTVSSSSSVPTSSNSTSVLVPNGNQQLSKTQESHNNSSSGQSEPEPLYHCGECGKTFTHLSSLRRHLRSHGLTPESQSRKSDCNSPSPERIFCCGECGKRFKKRGHLIQHSVTHSENRPFVCSICQKSFNRRESLTRHEKIHDEKPFRCPACGRCFRESTSLLNHAASGACGKPPRSSKNRAAGGGNAPPNPSSSKMGSGGDGVAISNDGAGLGNDKYATDYSRNRYQNQAPYSSGVEDYRRSQPSSLYPSESTLPNEMSSQTLRKAPLAPTLHPHPQSQQQQQQHHHHQPQPQQQQPHLPLSSLLDDSEDEVTSSAMSAIAAAAAASCDINTESREGERRDIIGGLLGGLGFGNMGGPSSTTPSLNGSTMPLTHPSQPHTKPRRPRKPREKRDPNTIVRRRRSPAPPGDGSERPYGCQICGKRFRRAETLRRHNRVHTGEKPHACDVCGKMFREPFHLTKHLTVHSGQKNYKCNLCGKMFAYAQSLVRHGKLHRKGEIDNQGRRIKGAAAAAISQVASSGNSDYFSSCSQEEKSPTSGTPSQRLYTCTVCWKSFRHYFHLTAHQQTVHGGGVGLEKSFRCEVCGKAFAYSNSLVRHKLSQHGIDRSGQRVDQSQPSGYSPLFYDSGSGSNYVGSSHMQQGVSEQQQQQPPQQPPPPPLPTQQQPPPPQQSQPPPPEEQQLQHPFHYHAKNFQKEPGPTRKQRKKKRRVVIHSIMRDGRLVGVPLSEDTRRKLMILRKKRGKLQAQLNKKKLLVQLKMKGGGMKVKSWCGGAVRVTGLTSMDVPLKRFPCPICPSTTYAKRGSLLVHHAIRHPPRNSGRHARLRCQVCGRHAPSLHKALKHRGQHLKQAAFQCHRCRHRFWNPRLLARHKFSCRGASDGHWGLRSPPSSRDQSDGELSPVQLTVPTLVQPERSTVLTEYSQ